One Ochotona princeps isolate mOchPri1 chromosome Y, mOchPri1.hap1, whole genome shotgun sequence genomic window, GTCCTGTCAGAAACTCAtaccaaaatttcaaacaggaaaaacttATACGGACACTGCTAAACCCAATTgaaatattcctcgcactgtctgtccatgctgtgagaagggatttcattggcagaaggtttgtcagtctaaattccgcAAGAATTGGACAGTTCTATTGGCTCGCAGTCAATTTAcattgagtaatcagcctgtacaggatcagaagcaggaaaACGGGAGGGCcctgtcctgggccccccaagtaattGGGTCATGTATagatattgtctctgaaaggttCAAAATCAAAATGTTGAGATGCTGCATTAAGCAATGGGTTAATGCAAAATAGACTTAAATATCATAATggtggcaaattgggacatatgtggaaagatgGTAGGAAACGAAATACCCATAAATCTGGTGAACAAGGTATGGGTTATCTAAAAGCTTCTGGTAGCATAGGGAGCTTCAAACATCCTGCTCACCTTACAGGGTTTCAAACCACTGCTATccagaagcaaatgaatgctatagttgtgggaaacccagccaccttccaaaacAATGCCGAGAAGCATCTCTTCtagctcaaaaatgtggcactAATACTGATAAGGATCAATGCTCTAAGATAAGTCCTAAATGTCACAGTGGTGTACATTgggcaaaaataagtaaatgtaaatctaaaattgatgaTGATGGCCagtgcctgtggtcaggaaactcctggcggggccagtctcAGGCCCTGAAcagaggtttaaaagacagcaatatctttttttttttctcatccatcaaCAATTTTCTGTATTAataatatgtacatacataaacACCACAATACAATCTGAAAAAGTTTTGTGAGCACagacttgaggaaaaaaaataacaacttcTACATACTGCTATCAGATTAATCATTGGGAACATTCCATGCCTGACGATAATCAAAGGCATACACCAGTGCATTTCAAGTGCTAAACATGAATTTTGCATAAGATATTAAATGACTGAACAACAGGTTTAAATGAAGCTTTGTAAATTTtgacaaaaaatatttaatatattaactCTGGCCCATGTGAAAAGCATTTCATTAAACACTTATAAAATATTTGTCATAtccataaagtttatttttaaaaactgttaaaaaCTAACCATTCAGGAATATTTATTAATATACTTAAAAAATTTGTTCTCCGTATTGAAGGAAAATATATTTGCAACATCTTCTAGAAACCATCTTTGCAAAAGTAGAACTTCTAGATGCTGAAATGTACTACAGTAGATCCTATAGTTTACACTTTAATCACTGAATTGAAATttattcttcctgtctctccctcctcccctaatGTGGCAGTTATTACTGTTAAGTTAATGACATTCAATCATATTGTACTACCACAGATCCTTAAATACAGTACACACTGCATATGTATTTACTAACAAAGCGAGTCTTCTCCATTTGTTGTCGCATAATTATTTCAGATAAGCATTTGATTTTAAGTACAAATAGAAATACAACATCCCATGACTGTAAACATTCACCAAGAGCTTCCAGAATGAGATGAGTAAGAGAGGCGACCCAGGAGTTAGCCCAGTGTCCCTCAGTCATTTGGATACTGCTGAAACTGCTAATGGGAATGAGTTGAAGGCAAATTATCATAAGCCTTCCTCATACGTCTGTAAGAAATATTCTCTATATTTTGGGTCAAAAACAGCTGAAAGTCATTCTAACATCCACATTAAGCACCTTTTTCACTTACCTGAAATATATTGTGTTATATTCAGCAGTATATATGATTCTTAACActagaaattaaaaaacattGGTGGGTCTCCAGTTCCTTTTGTAAGCTACAGGAGTGCTTAGTTCCCACTGATGCTAACAGGAGTCACTCAGGCGTACCAAGAGTGGGACCTCCCCGAGGGCCATGTGCAACCTCAAAACTTGAGGCACGGCTATTACTTCTGTCAGCAGCTGCTATACAAGCAGATTTAAGGCTGAATTCAGCTTAGAGTTCATTCTTCTCATTAATGGTCTTTCTATGTAGATCACGTATACAATCAAAAATTTCCTAAAGGGAGGTGTATAGTCCCCAAATGCTTCTGAAGTATTACTCTGTTTACAGTTGAATCATTGTCAGCGTATTTACATATGGAGATGTTCTTACttaaagccatttttaaaaatgcatttgggaTTTGAAAACTCTTGTCCTAATTTCGCCAGGACTGGCATCCTTGTCATTTTCTAACTTATGGCCAATTTCACATTTCTCAGATTCTTCACTGCAGTTGTGGGGCAATTGTGATGCTGAAtcgaagtaggaaaaaaaaataaaaacatattcacTGCCACCCACTTTGGGACAGGCCTGTTTGTAAAGAAAACGGTGTTCCGGGTGTGGACGGGTAATTCGGGAAGCCCTCGGGCTGAGTGGGATAGGTCTCTAGGGCCGCGGCAGAGTGCACCTGCTGTAGCAATGCTGACTGTGCTGCAGCATTGTGCTGTAACTCTTGCAAGGATGACTGTGAAGGATTCTGGGATAACCCAGTGATTCCTGGGAGGGACagaaggcctgggaaaacagaactgCCTGCAGCTTGAAGTCCAGACGATAAACCAGCTTGTGCAATGAGCGCAGAGTTGAAATTGGAACTGAACACGGAAGCGAATCCTGggaggacaggggatggggaTGGCGCAGTGGAAGCAACAGGTAATGGGGTGACAGCTGCAACCGTGGAGGGTGCCTGCAGCCCAGGGAACGAAGGGAGGGCTGGGGTGACACTTGGGGCACTAGAGACAGAAAAACCATGGTAGGAGGGGTTTGAAGATGACAGAGGCCCTTGGGTGACTGAAAAGAGTGAGGGGACAGCAGTGGACAAGTTGAGGGGGAAAGCAGCTGCcgatgctggtgctgcaacaGAAAGCCCCGAGAGCACAGCTGCTGTAGAGCAGGGATGAGGGGCAGAGGCGGAGGAGGCAGGGGCTGATGAGGCACCTATTAGTGACCCAGGAAGAGACGCTGATGGGGTAAGAGATGGGTTACCAGTTAAAGGAAAATTATTGGTTAAAGAAGTGAATGGTAGAAGAGCAGTAAACACTGGAGCAATAGGAGCAGAGGAACCGTGTGGTGGGAGAGAAATGGAGGAGAGGGGGTTGGAACCATTTAAAGGAGCACTCAAAGTGGAGAGCCCTGATAATGTGAGGTTAAGGCAAGAGGACAGACTGATGGGCACTGATGTCGAAGGGTACGCACGGCCCAAGGTCCCTGACAAACCTAAAGTGCCATGAGTGGGGTTCATGGGATGAGACGGGCCTTTGAAGGCCGAGGGAGTAGGACTCGTGGGCTCAGTTTTGATCATAACTGGGATTGTGGTGACAGCAGGTGTGGATGGAAGGTGTAGTTCTGAGGGACCTAAGTGGGGACCATGTAAAAGGGTGGCAGAGGAACCGCAGTTCACTGGGACAGATGCTGAAGATGCAGGAGTAGCCAATAGAGAATGGACAGGCAAAGTAGGGGCAGCGGAAGTGGAGCTAGCTGCAGGAGACGACAGGCTTGGGAACATGGCCAACCcttgaatggaagacctctgggGAGCAGGCATGGCGGAGGGGGCATAGCACTTGTTAGGGGCTGAGGCAGCAGCACCAGAGCTGGCATTAGTACGAGAAGACATTGAAACCAGCCCACTTGTCACGGTAGAGGATAAAGCAGAGGGGTTCATTAAGCTGGAGTCATTTGATGTCAAAAAGCCTTTTAAAGCAGACAGGAGAGGACTGTTTACACCAAGCGGACCAGTACCACTGGGAGCGGAACCGCCAGCAATGGTGGGAGTTGGGTTGGATACACCTTGGGATGTTGGTGTTAAAGGCAAAGGGAGACCTGCAAACACTGATGACAATGAAGAGTTGGGATTGCTGGTAGAAGTGGCAGTGGAGTTGGCTGAAAAGGAGAGGCTAGTGAAGGGAGCAGACGTGGAAGTAAAAGTTTCACTGGAAGTAAGAGTAGCCCGAGGTGCAGATGTGActtgtggggctggggtgggggtggcagaagACCCTGGCAGTGGCACTAGGCTGGAAAAAACAGAAGGAACAGGAGCagatgctgtgctgtggctggcaGTAACAGGTGCAGGAGGCAGTGAGGGGGTTCGGCTCACTGCAGGGCTTGGTGTTGATGGCTGAGGAGCAGGAAGAGCTGCGGAGACCTGTTCCTGTCAGCAATATCTTATCCAAGCTGTGCCtctagaagagtaacagacttcaAACCTGATATTGATTGTGGAAATGCTAATTAAACGTTGGTATCTTCTTGGCAATTAtttatactacctactgttcataccccaactgggtgcttgtgacaacaagggcctttagagtggctacatgtattttccatgcataaaaaggttattactccttattgtgcTTTGGTCTCTACCTTAATTATAACGAGATGTCATAGGAATAGGTGCCTTTTTGCGAAGATGTAAATAAAgtaattattccttatagcttTTAACAGCTTAGTTATTTAATATCCCAGGATGAGACCTGGCAAATAGCACTCTTGACCCTTGTGGGCACATTTTCATACCATTTAGTTAAAAATCCCTTTACATTTTGTTAAGCCATCTGGCTATATTTCAAGAGATTTTTTCCTTAACccctttgtttttaatcttttcttgttttcttaacCAATTTCTTTAATCTTTACAGATGGGTCATCTAACAATAATTtctctaatcatagattttgaaaatatCTTACTGGCCAATGAAATGGACCAAATTTCCTCTTAAAGTCTGGAGGATGGAATGCTTTCATTTTCCGAGTTCTTGGACTTGCTAATTTGGATTCCAGATCTTATCCAAATTACATTTCCACCCCCTGCATTTTGCAGCAGCAAAcatcctctacagaagttcctcctcTTCCCAGAAACTTCAAGGTAAAATTCTCTTCTCTCCAGCAGGTATGCTCACTCCCGACCCCTTCCTGCACTTCTTTGTTAGGATACTCAGTCAAAAGGTGCAGTTTCTCCAggccattttactttttttccaatGTCAAGCATACCACCTCCAAACTTTTTTAGCCAAAAGAAGCAGAGTGGTaggagataaactaaactgggcccacagaaaaatacctagcctcttgtactttataaacaatattttttttcataattaccATCTCCTTTTCAACcctattaacatttttattaaatttttgaattttatgtacaTAATTCTTAAAGTATTGTTTATGGCATtcttttaaaagtgtaacatttacaccaaacaTAAATTAGTATCAAAGTAACATCTAATCCACTATtgaattttttccaggtatgggttGCACCCATGTGAttttatctgctagtttttaatttagatatatagtctttaaaatattgtttccaccttcatcagagacagtgagaagtgctgggaagagtccaaggtattcgaaaaccatgtcactgcagaaataaatcaagtcaaaaagggaatccttgatctagagcacaaaattgaaagcctaaccaatagaatgaacacagcagaggacagaatatcagaattggaagacaatcagaatgaaaggcagcagctcatcaaacagttggagacaaatctagggaaagccaataggtccatacaggaaacgaaagacaacctcaaaaaatcaaatattagaataa contains:
- the LOC131478736 gene encoding proline and serine-rich protein 1-like; this encodes MKAFHPPDFKRKFGPFHWPEQVSAALPAPQPSTPSPAVSRTPSLPPAPVTASHSTASAPVPSVFSSLVPLPGSSATPTPAPQVTSAPRATLTSSETFTSTSAPFTSLSFSANSTATSTSNPNSSLSSVFAGLPLPLTPTSQGVSNPTPTIAGGSAPSGTGPLGVNSPLLSALKGFLTSNDSSLMNPSALSSTVTSGLVSMSSRTNASSGAAASAPNKCYAPSAMPAPQRSSIQGLAMFPSLSSPAASSTSAAPTLPVHSLLATPASSASVPVNCGSSATLLHGPHLGPSELHLPSTPAVTTIPVMIKTEPTSPTPSAFKGPSHPMNPTHGTLGLSGTLGRAYPSTSVPISLSSCLNLTLSGLSTLSAPLNGSNPLSSISLPPHGSSAPIAPVFTALLPFTSLTNNFPLTGNPSLTPSASLPGSLIGASSAPASSASAPHPCSTAAVLSGLSVAAPASAAAFPLNLSTAVPSLFSVTQGPLSSSNPSYHGFSVSSAPSVTPALPSFPGLQAPSTVAAVTPLPVASTAPSPSPVLPGFASVFSSNFNSALIAQAGLSSGLQAAGSSVFPGLLSLPGITGLSQNPSQSSLQELQHNAAAQSALLQQVHSAAALETYPTQPEGFPNYPSTPGTPFSLQTGLSQSGWQ